One Erysipelothrix amsterdamensis DNA window includes the following coding sequences:
- a CDS encoding polysaccharide deacetylase family protein: protein MKAKRSIKVRKLNMKAVASIIAALLVVVTIIVTLIFNPFSKYPKYMTRVSNEYKKIGHHEVIKEATDDRVMVLHYPTLDNEKVNTWIQEFTNQSKERSKGLSNRDGKKAEIFQDYSIYQVHDKYVTVDIKTSLNSEITDEISRTYDIESGEFVKASDLFNELGLNKLISDVRATLSKPKEMERQSYLKATSLDEDTALSLSESNVVFNIKGFTNPVSFDLSKITDYFSHTIGSFEKTNGEIAPVYLDRGINPKEKMVAFTFDDGPHHRNTQLIMDEMDKYDGQATFFMLGERVNQNPSIVKEIVRRGHQIANHSFTHPDFNSMDIQDVNNEIKSTEEALFKASGLKGPFMVRPPYGNANAEVRKGAPVTFVNWSVDSEDWVSRDPQQICNTIDKYKHDGAIILLHDIYESSYEGFKCAAKKLHEQGYKFVTVEELLESRNDVVKTNAIYFNADPTQ from the coding sequence ATGAAAGCTAAACGAAGCATAAAAGTACGTAAACTCAATATGAAGGCAGTAGCTTCTATTATTGCCGCACTACTCGTTGTTGTAACAATCATCGTTACTTTGATATTTAATCCTTTCTCAAAGTATCCGAAATATATGACACGTGTTTCAAACGAGTATAAAAAAATTGGTCATCATGAAGTCATCAAAGAAGCAACAGATGATCGTGTCATGGTTTTACACTACCCAACGCTTGATAATGAAAAAGTAAATACTTGGATTCAAGAATTTACCAATCAAAGTAAAGAGCGTTCTAAAGGATTATCTAACAGAGATGGTAAGAAAGCTGAAATATTTCAGGATTACTCGATTTATCAAGTCCATGATAAATACGTAACAGTAGATATTAAAACATCCTTAAATAGCGAGATTACAGATGAAATTTCCCGCACTTATGATATCGAAAGCGGAGAATTTGTAAAAGCTTCAGATTTGTTTAACGAGCTTGGTCTTAATAAACTAATCAGCGATGTAAGGGCAACGCTTTCCAAACCGAAAGAAATGGAACGTCAAAGTTATCTTAAAGCGACTTCTTTGGATGAAGACACCGCCCTTTCTTTATCTGAATCAAATGTTGTCTTTAATATTAAGGGATTTACTAATCCTGTCTCATTTGATTTATCTAAAATAACGGATTACTTCTCCCATACAATTGGTTCTTTCGAAAAAACAAATGGTGAAATAGCACCCGTATATCTCGATCGTGGTATTAACCCAAAAGAAAAAATGGTCGCATTCACATTTGATGATGGACCACATCATCGTAATACTCAGCTAATTATGGACGAAATGGATAAATATGACGGTCAAGCAACATTTTTTATGCTTGGGGAGCGGGTAAATCAAAACCCATCCATCGTAAAAGAAATTGTTCGTCGTGGCCACCAAATTGCGAATCACTCATTTACACATCCTGATTTTAATTCAATGGATATTCAAGATGTTAATAATGAGATTAAGAGTACTGAGGAAGCCCTTTTTAAAGCATCGGGCTTAAAAGGTCCATTTATGGTTCGTCCACCCTATGGCAATGCCAATGCAGAAGTTCGCAAGGGCGCTCCTGTAACATTTGTCAATTGGTCTGTAGATAGTGAAGATTGGGTATCTCGTGACCCTCAACAAATCTGTAATACGATTGATAAATATAAACATGATGGGGCAATTATATTACTCCATGATATTTACGAATCGAGCTATGAAGGATTTAAATGTGCTGCAAAAAAACTTCATGAACAAGGTTATAAATTTGTGACCGTTGAGGAATTACTTGAATCACGTAATGATGTCGTTAAAACCAACGCAATCTATTTCAACGCTGATCCAACTCAGTAA
- a CDS encoding IS30-like element ISErh4 family transposase, translating to MKYKQLDKKMKDQIDILLSIGYSMRKAARKLNISHSTISRYKNNVYKKRTIDIRDKYSHLIEYLHSHYDPKVHSVEVCLSNYKRYHPYKPCVTSQQVYNWINQGKLDIKPNRMCYKRRKRKKRISGMMNHLRWNLEEKTVLPISLRPKYIEERNEIGHLEIDSIIGKKHESAAIISIVDRCSRMTWLIKAEYRYDYYTSNLIRKFIEENNITTKSITVDNGLEFKTLGITAKRLGVKLYKCDPYCSFQRGTNERANAIVRRFIPKGKSMYDIAQQYLDDICFKINSMPRKIFDFKTAYEIDFNKSKSGAVEI from the coding sequence ATGAAGTATAAACAATTAGATAAAAAAATGAAAGACCAAATTGATATTCTATTAAGCATCGGCTATTCTATGCGCAAGGCAGCACGTAAACTCAATATATCTCATTCTACGATTTCTAGATATAAAAATAATGTCTATAAGAAACGAACGATTGATATCCGAGACAAATATTCCCACTTAATCGAATATCTGCATTCTCACTATGATCCTAAAGTTCATTCGGTAGAAGTATGTTTGAGTAACTATAAACGATATCATCCATATAAACCGTGTGTTACATCGCAGCAAGTCTATAACTGGATTAACCAAGGTAAACTTGATATAAAACCAAATAGAATGTGCTATAAACGTCGAAAACGCAAAAAAAGAATTAGTGGAATGATGAATCATTTAAGATGGAACTTGGAAGAGAAAACGGTGCTTCCAATTAGCCTTAGACCTAAATACATTGAGGAACGTAACGAGATTGGTCATCTCGAAATCGACTCTATAATCGGTAAGAAACATGAATCTGCAGCAATTATATCCATTGTAGACCGCTGCTCAAGAATGACCTGGCTTATTAAAGCAGAATATCGATATGACTATTACACATCAAACTTAATTCGAAAATTTATTGAAGAGAATAATATAACAACCAAATCAATAACAGTAGATAACGGACTTGAATTTAAAACACTAGGAATTACAGCCAAGCGGTTGGGTGTGAAACTATATAAGTGTGATCCATACTGTTCTTTTCAACGTGGAACCAATGAACGAGCGAATGCAATCGTTAGAAGGTTTATACCAAAAGGAAAATCAATGTATGATATAGCGCAACAATATCTTGATGATATTTGCTTCAAAATTAACTCAATGCCGCGAAAAATATTTGACTTCAAAACGGCCTATGAGATAGACTTTAATAAAAGTAAAAGTGGTGCGGTTGAGATTTGA
- a CDS encoding sensor histidine kinase — MKSTTKNMAFRIWFYFLLLTGIMLLFLWMLQISFIGPYYERNRSQTIQMKVTEIERLLERSDISIVEEATGKILATENMCISIYNDLGVRTYIGENPNIPCQLNNLKNSTMKEYMIMADNAPTRDFSINFNNGIHEQGMYFYGRSTLINGKPNYIFVISPIKLLDSTVFVLKRQFGLLALVVFSVATIVAFILSKRLSSPITKITNSAKKLADGDLSVDFEGNDYSEVETLASTLNYATQEFRKTDELRRDLVANVSHDIKTPLTMIKAYAEMIQDISGDNPEMREQHLNVIVDEVNHLERLVNDMLTLSKYEANVFDIKETEYFVLQQIHMTTHLFLAMDLQFEIHCDPNLMVLADEIKMGQVLYNYINNATKYVGDDNVIVIKADVEGDVVVVSVTDHGIGISPDIIDHIWDRYYKIDKNYQRSGSSSGLGLSIVKAICDASGSKYWVESELGVGTSFFYSVKKAK; from the coding sequence TTGAAATCAACAACTAAGAATATGGCCTTTCGTATTTGGTTCTATTTCCTATTACTAACAGGAATCATGCTGTTATTTTTATGGATGTTACAAATTTCATTTATAGGACCTTATTACGAGCGCAATCGATCTCAAACAATTCAAATGAAGGTCACTGAGATTGAACGTTTATTAGAACGATCGGATATTTCAATCGTCGAGGAAGCAACAGGAAAAATTCTAGCTACTGAAAATATGTGTATTAGTATCTATAATGATCTTGGGGTTCGTACTTATATTGGTGAGAACCCCAATATTCCCTGCCAGTTAAACAATCTGAAAAATTCAACAATGAAAGAATATATGATTATGGCTGACAATGCTCCGACACGCGATTTTTCGATTAATTTTAATAATGGAATTCATGAACAAGGAATGTATTTTTATGGCAGAAGTACGCTTATTAATGGTAAGCCCAATTATATTTTTGTTATTTCTCCTATAAAACTTTTAGATTCAACGGTATTTGTTTTGAAAAGACAATTTGGATTGTTGGCACTTGTAGTCTTTAGTGTTGCGACAATTGTTGCTTTTATTTTATCGAAGCGACTTTCAAGTCCAATTACTAAAATTACGAATAGTGCTAAAAAGTTAGCTGATGGGGATCTGTCAGTGGATTTTGAAGGAAATGATTATTCTGAAGTTGAAACACTTGCGAGTACTTTGAACTATGCTACACAAGAGTTTCGTAAAACGGATGAATTACGTAGGGACTTGGTTGCTAACGTTTCACATGATATCAAAACCCCTCTAACAATGATTAAGGCCTATGCAGAGATGATTCAGGATATCTCAGGAGATAATCCCGAAATGCGCGAACAGCATCTTAATGTTATTGTAGATGAGGTTAATCATTTGGAGCGTTTAGTAAATGATATGTTGACACTATCTAAATATGAAGCCAATGTTTTTGATATTAAAGAAACTGAATATTTTGTGTTACAGCAAATTCATATGACGACACATTTATTCTTAGCGATGGATCTGCAATTTGAAATTCACTGCGACCCCAATTTAATGGTGCTTGCTGATGAAATTAAAATGGGACAGGTTCTATACAATTATATTAATAATGCTACGAAGTATGTTGGTGACGATAATGTAATTGTAATTAAAGCAGACGTTGAGGGTGATGTCGTTGTTGTTTCAGTAACAGATCATGGAATCGGAATCAGTCCGGATATTATTGATCATATCTGGGATCGATACTATAAAATTGATAAAAACTATCAACGAAGTGGTTCCAGTAGTGGACTTGGATTATCAATCGTTAAAGCGATATGTGATGCAAGTGGATCAAAATATTGGGTAGAATCAGAACTGGGTGTGGGTACATCATTCTTCTATTCCGTAAAAAAAGCAAAATAA
- a CDS encoding response regulator transcription factor produces the protein MVRFLIVDDEEKIREVAKEYAKATGLLCDEASDGAEAIEMVKTNDYDVVVLDIMMPNLDGFTACREIKKIKDVPIIMLSARQEEFDKLLGFELGIDDYVTKPFSPKELMARIKAVSERAKGMKHSVYSFGGLEVDITGRNLIIDGERINVTPKEFDLLVFLIQHKDQALSRDVLLDKVWNYNYYGDYRTVDTHIKMLRQNLGPYRDYIVTVRGTGYKFEINN, from the coding sequence ATGGTTAGATTTTTGATTGTAGATGATGAAGAGAAAATTAGAGAAGTTGCTAAGGAATATGCAAAGGCAACGGGGTTATTATGTGATGAGGCGTCCGATGGAGCTGAAGCAATTGAAATGGTCAAAACTAATGACTATGATGTTGTGGTTTTAGATATCATGATGCCAAATCTTGATGGTTTTACTGCATGTCGTGAAATAAAGAAAATCAAAGATGTTCCGATAATTATGTTATCTGCACGTCAAGAGGAGTTCGATAAGTTGCTTGGGTTTGAATTAGGGATTGATGACTATGTCACGAAACCGTTCTCACCTAAAGAATTAATGGCTCGTATTAAAGCTGTGAGTGAGCGTGCTAAAGGAATGAAACACAGTGTTTATTCTTTCGGCGGACTTGAAGTTGATATTACAGGACGTAATTTAATCATTGATGGTGAACGTATTAATGTCACACCAAAAGAGTTTGATCTGTTGGTCTTCCTTATTCAACATAAAGATCAAGCGTTATCACGAGATGTGCTCTTAGATAAAGTATGGAATTATAATTATTATGGTGACTATCGTACCGTCGATACTCATATCAAAATGTTAAGACAAAACTTAGGTCCATACCGTGACTACATTGTTACGGTTCGTGGAACAGGTTATAAGTTTGAAATCAACAACTAA
- a CDS encoding DNA polymerase III subunit alpha — protein MATHLMVRSHYSLLQGMMPVELICEKAKHNESKSIALTDRHVLFGALDFYNAARKHNIKPIYGMEITISENESNYDSLVLARTNKGYQGLIHLSYLLSKQASISEADVMPFESELIFIAYSEQGPFEKGMLSKNLDEVADTMERLKQMFSYFYIGLSHQESGFFSSVNDQLRQMAVLREIECVALPKVYYENKNDEEAFRALQAIDKSTYLEDKTLVSSPNRNFINDDDFKSLYSETEILLTDTIAEMCNVSIMNLTTELPEFETHQEVSNKVFLEQLSHFGLKRRLNNSVPEKYRERLNYELKIINEMNFTDYFLIVYDVIRYAKKEGIYVGPGRGSSAGSLVAYCLGIVEIDPIEYDLLFERFLNPERVSMPDIDIDFPDDKRQFVIDYVRNKYGDDYVAHIVTFGTLKARQAFRDTARVLQVPIRKVDQVSKLIDPTLSLNDNYNKNSRFKSLIQSEDLLNKTFELACKIEGMPRHTSTHAAGIVLSKKPLDTVVPVIQLDSETKAVQYEMSYLESIGLVKIDFLGLRNLTIIDNISRQINESESFDIMSIPLDDKKTYDLISRAETVGVFQLESDGMKALLKKVKPHKFSDIVDTVALFRPGPMENIPLYLENRDHPEKVKYIHDDLKRITESTNGILIYQEQIMQVAQIMAGFSLARADILRKAMGKKNAKELDGLKTEFIQGCINKGHNEIFAEELFSLIYKFANYGFNKSHSVAYGLIAYQLSYLKANYPHLFYTYLLTSVIGSEVKTRQYIDECRRRKVDLRPVNLEQSSNSYTLEGYAIRLPFTVIKGISKSIGAKIQNEVHENGPYLSYYNAISRLNLVGIKKNQFELLIQAGAFDYLNSDRLSMIASLEEALRYANIIRVEKDGQSSLNMDLISEPIFTEVAENRRQVLNDELVVLGFYFSEHPTLRLKQKHESDSLIEVKVRDKYFRIIAMVDRIKLHRTKKGDQMAFIQLSDDTGLIDGVVFPSVYDKIKVNLEIGALVLVKGQMREPGSLIIMDMYRFDSKPEFHES, from the coding sequence ATGGCGACACACTTAATGGTCCGCAGTCATTATTCTCTATTGCAGGGGATGATGCCTGTTGAATTAATCTGCGAAAAAGCGAAACATAATGAATCAAAGAGCATTGCCTTAACAGATCGGCATGTTCTTTTTGGTGCATTGGATTTTTATAATGCAGCACGTAAACATAATATTAAGCCTATTTATGGCATGGAAATTACAATCTCTGAGAATGAATCCAATTACGATTCATTAGTACTTGCACGAACTAATAAAGGATATCAGGGCTTAATCCATTTATCTTACTTACTTTCAAAACAAGCTTCTATTTCGGAAGCGGATGTAATGCCTTTTGAATCCGAATTAATCTTTATTGCCTATTCAGAACAGGGTCCATTTGAAAAAGGCATGTTGAGTAAAAACCTCGATGAAGTGGCAGATACGATGGAACGTTTAAAACAAATGTTCTCATATTTCTATATAGGCTTATCACATCAAGAATCTGGATTTTTTTCATCGGTTAATGATCAGCTGCGACAAATGGCTGTTTTACGAGAGATTGAATGTGTTGCACTTCCTAAAGTATATTATGAAAACAAAAATGATGAGGAAGCGTTTCGGGCGCTACAAGCAATCGATAAAAGCACATATTTAGAGGATAAAACCCTCGTGTCCTCGCCAAATCGGAATTTTATTAATGATGATGATTTTAAGTCGCTGTATTCAGAAACAGAGATATTATTAACTGATACAATTGCTGAGATGTGTAATGTATCAATTATGAATCTCACAACTGAGTTGCCGGAATTTGAGACACATCAAGAAGTAAGTAATAAAGTTTTCTTAGAACAACTGAGTCATTTTGGATTAAAACGGAGGTTAAACAATTCTGTTCCAGAAAAATATCGTGAACGATTGAATTATGAGTTAAAAATAATCAATGAAATGAACTTCACTGATTATTTTTTAATCGTTTACGACGTTATTCGCTACGCTAAGAAGGAGGGGATTTATGTAGGACCTGGTCGTGGGAGTTCTGCGGGTTCACTTGTTGCATATTGCTTGGGTATTGTTGAAATTGATCCCATTGAATATGATCTGCTGTTTGAACGTTTTTTAAATCCAGAACGTGTTTCAATGCCGGATATTGATATTGATTTTCCGGATGATAAACGACAATTTGTAATTGATTATGTAAGAAATAAATATGGAGATGACTATGTTGCGCACATTGTAACATTCGGGACGCTTAAAGCACGTCAGGCTTTTCGTGATACAGCGCGCGTTCTACAAGTTCCAATCCGTAAAGTGGACCAAGTATCGAAACTTATTGATCCAACGTTGAGCTTAAACGACAATTACAATAAAAACAGTCGATTTAAATCACTGATTCAATCAGAGGATCTTTTAAATAAAACCTTTGAGCTTGCATGTAAGATAGAGGGGATGCCACGACATACCTCAACACATGCAGCAGGTATTGTTTTAAGCAAAAAACCTCTTGATACTGTTGTTCCGGTTATTCAGTTGGATTCGGAAACTAAAGCAGTCCAATATGAGATGAGTTATCTTGAGTCCATTGGTTTAGTGAAAATCGATTTTTTAGGTTTGAGAAATCTAACGATTATTGACAATATAAGCCGACAAATTAATGAGTCTGAATCTTTTGATATTATGTCAATTCCACTAGATGATAAAAAAACGTATGACTTGATTTCACGGGCTGAGACGGTTGGTGTTTTCCAACTTGAATCGGATGGAATGAAGGCATTGTTAAAGAAAGTTAAACCTCACAAGTTTAGTGATATCGTCGATACGGTTGCCTTATTCAGACCGGGTCCGATGGAGAATATTCCTTTATATCTAGAGAATCGTGATCACCCAGAAAAGGTCAAATACATTCATGATGATTTGAAGAGAATTACGGAAAGTACCAATGGTATTTTGATATATCAAGAACAGATTATGCAAGTTGCTCAGATTATGGCTGGATTCAGTTTAGCTCGAGCAGATATTTTACGGAAAGCAATGGGAAAAAAGAATGCTAAAGAACTGGATGGATTAAAAACGGAGTTTATCCAAGGATGTATTAATAAAGGCCATAATGAAATCTTTGCGGAAGAACTCTTTTCACTTATTTATAAATTCGCAAACTATGGTTTTAATAAATCTCACTCAGTTGCATATGGGCTAATTGCTTATCAATTATCATATTTAAAGGCTAATTATCCACACTTGTTCTATACCTATCTTTTAACCAGTGTTATTGGTAGTGAGGTTAAGACACGGCAATACATTGATGAATGTCGCCGACGAAAGGTGGACTTACGTCCTGTTAATTTAGAGCAAAGCAGTAACAGTTATACACTTGAAGGGTATGCAATTCGCTTGCCATTTACGGTAATTAAGGGTATTAGTAAAAGTATCGGAGCTAAAATTCAAAATGAGGTTCATGAAAATGGTCCGTATTTGAGTTACTATAATGCCATCAGTCGTTTAAATCTTGTGGGAATTAAGAAAAACCAGTTTGAATTGCTTATTCAAGCAGGAGCTTTTGATTATTTAAATTCAGATCGTTTAAGTATGATTGCGTCACTTGAAGAAGCACTACGGTATGCGAATATCATTCGTGTTGAAAAAGATGGACAGTCATCTTTAAATATGGATTTAATCAGTGAACCGATTTTCACGGAGGTAGCTGAAAATCGAAGACAAGTTTTAAATGATGAATTGGTTGTCTTAGGATTTTATTTCAGTGAACATCCAACCTTGCGTTTGAAACAGAAGCATGAATCGGATTCATTGATTGAAGTCAAAGTTCGTGATAAATATTTCAGAATCATCGCGATGGTCGATCGAATTAAGTTGCATCGGACGAAAAAAGGGGACCAAATGGCCTTTATTCAGTTAAGCGATGATACAGGTTTGATTGATGGAGTGGTATTTCCGTCAGTATATGATAAAATAAAAGTGAACCTAGAAATAGGAGCACTTGTCTTAGTGAAGGGGCAGATGCGTGAACCAGGATCTTTGATCATAATGGATATGTATCGATTTGATTCAAAACCGGAGTTTCACGAATCATAA
- a CDS encoding DHH family phosphoesterase produces MNKTKFLEYVESFDKICLFRHVQPDGDALGSQVGLAKWLKLNYPKKEILMLGSDLHNFTIYEPMDCVEDLGSFLAIVLDSANQERIDDQRYQEADTIIKIDHHPEVDAYGDLQIVDSSRGSVCEIVADLLHELQMKMNESVANTLLSGILTDTQKFSIETTSSKTLRAAAWLMDEGANITKLNHALFLRTRRNFEINREIQNHIQVKDAFAYVIIDQALLDQMEITESDAKMFTGSMAGVREFKIWGLFIQTEDGSFKASLRSQNNTINTIAQRYNGGGHRLACGIKGLTHETMETLINELAETSLL; encoded by the coding sequence ATGAACAAAACTAAATTTCTAGAATACGTCGAGTCCTTTGATAAAATTTGCTTATTTCGTCATGTTCAACCGGATGGAGATGCATTAGGGTCTCAGGTAGGGCTGGCAAAATGGTTAAAGTTAAATTATCCAAAAAAGGAAATTTTGATGTTAGGAAGTGATCTTCATAATTTTACGATTTATGAACCCATGGATTGTGTAGAAGACCTCGGATCATTTCTAGCAATTGTACTGGATAGTGCAAATCAAGAGCGAATTGATGATCAGCGTTATCAAGAGGCAGATACAATTATTAAGATTGACCATCATCCAGAAGTGGATGCCTATGGCGATCTACAGATTGTTGATTCAAGTCGTGGAAGTGTTTGTGAGATCGTTGCAGATTTATTACATGAACTTCAAATGAAGATGAATGAATCCGTTGCAAATACGCTTCTGTCAGGTATTTTGACGGATACACAAAAGTTTTCAATTGAAACGACTTCATCCAAAACACTTCGTGCAGCAGCATGGCTTATGGACGAAGGGGCAAATATCACAAAACTTAATCATGCACTTTTTTTACGAACGCGTAGAAATTTTGAGATTAATCGTGAAATCCAAAACCATATCCAGGTTAAAGATGCATTTGCCTATGTGATTATTGATCAAGCGTTACTTGACCAAATGGAAATCACAGAATCAGATGCAAAAATGTTTACTGGATCAATGGCTGGAGTTCGTGAATTTAAAATTTGGGGATTGTTTATCCAGACTGAAGACGGATCCTTTAAAGCTTCGTTGAGATCTCAAAACAATACCATTAATACAATTGCGCAACGTTATAACGGTGGTGGACATCGCTTAGCCTGTGGCATTAAAGGTTTAACGCATGAAACTATGGAGACGTTAATCAATGAATTGGCAGAAACATCGCTATTATAG